The Devosia sp. genome segment CCCCGCCTTCGCGGGGGCAGGCTCTGAGCCTGTCGAAGGACGAGGTCGTGGCACCAAAGCCTCCACCCGCTCGACCTCGTGGTTCGACAAGCTCACCATGAGGTCTCCTCTGATTGGCCCTTTGACCCTCCCGCCACACCCACCGGCCATGCCACCCCCACAATGTCATTCCCGCGAAAGCGGGAACCTCCGTTTCAAACCCACCCCGCACCGGCAACTACGAGCACACCCCACGCTGCCCCAATATGTTAAAAATATTTGACTCAATGCAAATTATGTATCACATAGAGCGCAATATTCTTTCCATGGAGTGCGCCATGACCATGCGCGAAAAGGTGGCCTGGATTGCCGTCGTCACGTCCCTCGTGATCTTCGGCTGGTATTTCTGGAGTGTCTGGACCGATTATGCAGCCGGGCTGCTGGATGGCGATGACTTGTTCTGGCGGTTCCTCAAATGCCTCGGCCTCGCCATCGCCATCATGCTGCCGGCCGCCCTCATTTCCGCAAAGCTGGGCGGGCAGGCTTTCGATCCGCCACCCGACGAGCTCGAAACCCGCATCGAGGCCATATCCAATCGCGTCGGGCTGGCCGTGCTCGAAGTGGCACTTGTAGGAGTGGTCCTGCTCAGCAAGGCCATCACCGATATCGCCCGCACCGATTTTGCCGCGGATCCCGCCGGGGCAACGGCCATCATGCTGATCAACCTCATTCTCTTCGTCACCGCCGCGGCCGCCGTGCTGCGCGAGATTCTGGTGATCGTCCAATACCGGCGCTACGCCTGATGCCGGCGCCGCCCCCCATCAGCAACACCATCCGCCGCCTGCGGTTCGACCATGGCGAGATGACCCAGCAGCAACTGGCCGACGCCATCGGCATGACCCGCCAGACCGTCGCTGCCATCGAGCAGAACAAATATTCGCCCTCCCTCGAAGCCGCCTTTCGCATCGCCGAAGTGTTTGGCGTCGAGATCGGCGAGGTCTTCCAATGGAAGGCCGGAGCACAGCCGGACCGCTAAAGGTCATTTGGAGCAAGAACGATGAAAGCCTGGATTGCTCGCCACTATGGCGGCCCTGAAGTGCTGCGCCTCGAAGAGGTGCCCACGCCATCGCCAAAACAAGGCGAGGTTCTGATCCGCGTCCATGCCACCACGGTCAATTCCGGTGACGTGCGGGTGCGCGGCCTGGATATGCCGCCCGGCATGACCCTTATGGGACGGCTGGCCCTGGGCTGGAACGGCCCGCGCCAGCCCGTTCTGGGCACCGAACTGGCCGGGGTCGTCGAGGCGGTAGGGCAGGATGTGACCCGTTATCGGTCCGGCGATTGCGTCATCGCCTTTTTTGGCGGCGCCATGGGGGCCCATGCCGAATACGCCACGATCCCTGAAATCGGCCGCATCGCGCTCATGCCCGGCCGGCTCGATTTCACTTCCGCTGCCGGCCTCTGTTTCGGCGGCACCACCGCGCTGCATTACCTGCGCCAGGCAGGTCTGCAACCGGGCCAGTCCATCCTGGTGCTGGGCGGCTCGGGCGCCGTTGGTCTGTCACTGGTGCAATTGGCGCGCCATCAGGGTGCCGATGTCACGGCCACCACCAGCGCACCCAATCGCGATCTGCTCACCCGCTTTGGTTCCCATCAGGTCATCGATTACACGGCCACCAATCCGCTTGCCGGTCCCGCGCGCTACGACATCGTCGCCGATTGCGTCGCCGCCACCGATTTTGCCCGGGCCCAGAAAGCGCTCAAGCCCGGCGGGCGCTATCTCGCCATTGCCGGCGGCATTCGGGAAATGCTGGGGAGCCTGCGCAAGGGTGCCGATGGCACGCGCATGATTGCCGGTCCGGCTGCCGAGCGGGCCGAGGACATTGTCGAACTGGCCCGGCTGGCCGAGGCCGGAACCTATGTCAGCCATGTCGACAGGGTCTTTTCCTTTTCCGACCTGCCGGCGGCCCACGCCTATGTGGATACCGGCCGCAAGCGCGGCAGCGTTGTGGTGACCGTCGCTGATTGAGATGAGGTGTTGACAACCACTTGGTTATGGAATACCCATTGGGTATATAACCAAATGGAGATACACAAATGTTGCGCCGAACCTTTGTTGCCCTTGCTGCCACCGCCACTTTGGCTTCGAGCCTCATCTCACCCCTCGCACAGGAGAACACCACCATGACCAACGCCCCCAAAACCGGATTCGCCCCCGTCAACGGCCTCGATCTCTACTATGAAATCCATGGCTCCGGCGAACCGCTGCTGGTCCTGCATGGCGGCATTGGTGCCACCGAACAGTTCGGTCCCAACATTGCCCTCTGGGCCCAGGACCGGCAGGTCATCGTCGCACACATGCAGGGCCATGGGTTCACCCGCGATATCGATCGGGCCTATGGCTACGAGCAATTTGCCGACGATGTTGCGGGCCTGCTCGATCATCTCAAGCTGCCCGCCGCCGATATTCTGGGCTATTCCATGGGCGCGGGCGTCGCCACGCGCCTGGCCATCCAGCATCCAGAAAAGGTCACCCGCCTGGTATTGGTCAGCGGCAACATGGACAATGCCGGCCAATATCCCGAAGTGCGCGGCACCTTCCCGGCCATGGTCGACAATGCCGCCCAGATCGGCGCCGGCATGGCCGCCTCGCCCCTCGCCTCATTCTATCCCGACATCGATTGGGAAACCGCCTTCCGCAAGATGGGCGAACTGCAGAGTCAGCACCACGACTGGAGCGCCGATTTTGCCGGTATCACCGTCCCGACCCTGCTGCTGTTTGCCGATGCCGATTGCGTCACGGCCGAGCAGATCGTCGCCATGTACCGTGCCCTGGGCGGGTTCGCGCGCGATGCCGGCCTCGACGGGTCGCTGCGCCCGCTGGCACAACTGGCCGTGGTGCCCGGTCGCACCCACTACAATATTCTTGAAACCACCCAGGCTGGCGAAGTCGCCGCCCGCTTCCTGGCCCAATAGGGGCCAAACCGCGCGAGGTCAGTCCGGATTGCTGTCGATCACCGGGATGCGGTTCTGGATATAGTCCTCGACCTTGGTGTGAAGGATGCGCTTGAAGCGCTCCTTCTCCACCTCGGCATGTTTGATGATCTCCCGCACCCGCCAGAACTCCATGGCGCCAAACTGGGAGACGCGCGGCCGGATGTAGATGTCCGGCGGATAGGCCGCCATCATATGCGCCGTCAGCGAGTGCATCATGATCTGGGCCGAGCCGAACCAGATGTCGATGGCCTTGTGGTCGGTCTTGGTCAGGTTCGCCGAAGGATCGCCCGCCACATCGATGCCGATGAGGAAATCGGTATCGATATCGGCCTGGTCGAGCGGCAGCGGATTGACCACGCCCCCATCCACCAGGATGTGGTTTTCATAGACGACCGGGCGGAAGAAGCTGGGAATGGCCAGCGACCCGGCAATGGCCGGTTTCAGCAACCCGGCATTGAACACCACCTGGTGCCAGCTCTGGAAATCGGTGGCCACCACATAGAGCGGCACCTTGAGGTCGCGGAATTCGCGTGGAAAGTGCGGCGGCGTGAACGCATCCACGATGCTCATGGCGTCGAGCTGCACGGAAATGCCGTTCTTGAGCAGGCCGCCGATGCCGCGCACCTGCGTGGCCCAGAGCTTTCCCGCGATCGTGCGCAATGTGCCCAGCACTTCGAACGAATGCGCCCGCAATTCCTTGCCGCTCATGCCCGATGCCCAGCCGGCGCCGATCAGCGCGCCGATCGAGGTGCCCGAGATCACCGAGGGTTTGAGCCCCAGCTCATCCATGGCCTCGATATAGGGAATATGCGTCAGCCCGCGCGCCGAGCCGCCGCCCAGCGCCACCCCGATCCGTGGTCCCCCTCCGAAATCCATGCCTGCGCGCTCCCCATGTCTGGCACGCAGCCGCTCCACCAGCGCCATGCCGCGCCGTTGCAATGGCGTTGGCTGGCGTTGCGGCGGGGCCGCAGCCGAGACGGTTTCGAGAGATGAGGCTAGCGCGCCAAGATTGAGAAAGGGTTCAATCCTGCTCGCGGGCGATTTCGCGCCAGCCGATGTCGCTGCGGGCAAATCCGTCCGGCCAGTCAATCTGGTCCACGCCTGTGTAAGCACGCTCCTGTGCCTCTTTGACCGATGCCCCGAGCGCGGTGATGTTCAGCACCCGCCCGCCATTGGCCAGTAAACGCTCCCCATCCCGCTTCGTTCCGGCGTGAAACACGGTCAGCGTGTCGTCGTCGAGCCCGTCGGCGCCCTTGATTTCGCTACCCTTGCCGTAGTCGCCGGGATAGCCCTTGGTCGCCATGATGACGGTCAGCGCAAACGCGTCCTTCCAGGCGACGTCATGGCCCTTGAGCGTGCCCGTGGCCACCGCGTGCAGCAGGGGAACCACGTCGCTCTCCATGCGCATCATCATCACCTGGCATTCCGGGTCGCCGAACCGGGCATTGTATTCGACCAGCTTGGGTCCATCTTCGGTCAGCATCAGCCCGGCATAGAGCACGCCGGCATAGGGGGTGCCGCGCTGCGCCATGCCGCGCACCGTGGGTTCGATGATTTCGGCCATGGCGCGGTCATAGAGGTCCCGGCTCAGCACCGGCGCGGGCGAATAGGCGCCCATGCCGCCGGTATTGGGCCCGAGATCGGCATCGAAGGCGCGCTTGTGGTCCTGCGCCGTGGTCAGCGGCAGGATGGTTTCGCCGTCGCTCAGCACGAACAGGCTCACCTCTTCGCCTTCCATGAATTCCTCGATCACCACCGAAGCTCCCGAGGCGCCGAACAGGCCCGAGAAACAATCGATGATTGCCTCTTCGGCTTCCTCGATGCTCATCGCCACGGTCACGCCCTTGCCGGCGGCAAGGCCATCTGCCTTCACCACGATCGGGGCCGGCTGGGTGTAGAGATAGGCAAGCGCGGCGTCTTCGCTTTCAAAGCGGGCATAACCGGCGGTGGGAATGTCGAACTGGTCGCACAGCGCCTTGGTAAAGCTCTTGCTGCCCTCGAGCTGCCCCGCGGCCTTGGACGGACAGAAGCAGGTAATACCCGCCGCCCGCACATCGTCGCCGAGCCCGGCGACCACCTGGGCATCGGGCCCGACCACCACGAAGTCCACGTCATGCTCGCGGGCCGCGGCGATCACGGCCGCGTGGTCGGTGATATCGACCGCCACATTGGTCGCAACCTTCTCGCTGCCGCCATTCCCCGGCGCCACGAACAGCGCCTCGACCAGCGGAGACTGCGCGATCTTCCAGGCCAGAGCATGTTCCCGCCCACCCGATCCGATCACCATCACCCGCATGTCACGCCTCCGTGTCTGTTGGTCGGGTGATGCACGAGACCGGCCGGGGAGGCAAGCGCTTCGCCCCATTTTTGGCGGCTTTGTTGCGCTTAAGCTCGCCCGGCGACCTCAGGAGACACGCGCAGATGGATTGGACGCTTTTCGGCTTGATCCCGATGATCTTTGGCGGGGCGCCGCCGGATTCCCCGCGGGCCGTGCTCGACGCCATCTATGAACCGCTGCAAAGTGGTGAGGCGATCAACCTCGAGGAGCACTATACCGACAGGCTTCAGGATCTGGTCGCGACCAATCTGCAGATGAATGTCGTCGACCAGAGCGGCAATCGCATCGATCCCGAGGCGGCCGACATTGTCGAGTTCAATCCCTTCCTCAATGGCACCGGCACCGCCGTGCAGAATCTCGGCGTCAGCGAGCCGGTGATCCAGGGCGACACGGCCGTGGCCCTGGT includes the following:
- a CDS encoding helix-turn-helix transcriptional regulator, with translation MPAPPPISNTIRRLRFDHGEMTQQQLADAIGMTRQTVAAIEQNKYSPSLEAAFRIAEVFGVEIGEVFQWKAGAQPDR
- a CDS encoding NAD(P)-dependent alcohol dehydrogenase — its product is MKAWIARHYGGPEVLRLEEVPTPSPKQGEVLIRVHATTVNSGDVRVRGLDMPPGMTLMGRLALGWNGPRQPVLGTELAGVVEAVGQDVTRYRSGDCVIAFFGGAMGAHAEYATIPEIGRIALMPGRLDFTSAAGLCFGGTTALHYLRQAGLQPGQSILVLGGSGAVGLSLVQLARHQGADVTATTSAPNRDLLTRFGSHQVIDYTATNPLAGPARYDIVADCVAATDFARAQKALKPGGRYLAIAGGIREMLGSLRKGADGTRMIAGPAAERAEDIVELARLAEAGTYVSHVDRVFSFSDLPAAHAYVDTGRKRGSVVVTVAD
- a CDS encoding alpha/beta hydrolase, whose product is MTNAPKTGFAPVNGLDLYYEIHGSGEPLLVLHGGIGATEQFGPNIALWAQDRQVIVAHMQGHGFTRDIDRAYGYEQFADDVAGLLDHLKLPAADILGYSMGAGVATRLAIQHPEKVTRLVLVSGNMDNAGQYPEVRGTFPAMVDNAAQIGAGMAASPLASFYPDIDWETAFRKMGELQSQHHDWSADFAGITVPTLLLFADADCVTAEQIVAMYRALGGFARDAGLDGSLRPLAQLAVVPGRTHYNILETTQAGEVAARFLAQ
- a CDS encoding patatin-like phospholipase family protein, with translation MDFGGGPRIGVALGGGSARGLTHIPYIEAMDELGLKPSVISGTSIGALIGAGWASGMSGKELRAHSFEVLGTLRTIAGKLWATQVRGIGGLLKNGISVQLDAMSIVDAFTPPHFPREFRDLKVPLYVVATDFQSWHQVVFNAGLLKPAIAGSLAIPSFFRPVVYENHILVDGGVVNPLPLDQADIDTDFLIGIDVAGDPSANLTKTDHKAIDIWFGSAQIMMHSLTAHMMAAYPPDIYIRPRVSQFGAMEFWRVREIIKHAEVEKERFKRILHTKVEDYIQNRIPVIDSNPD
- the purD gene encoding phosphoribosylamine--glycine ligase, producing MRVMVIGSGGREHALAWKIAQSPLVEALFVAPGNGGSEKVATNVAVDITDHAAVIAAAREHDVDFVVVGPDAQVVAGLGDDVRAAGITCFCPSKAAGQLEGSKSFTKALCDQFDIPTAGYARFESEDAALAYLYTQPAPIVVKADGLAAGKGVTVAMSIEEAEEAIIDCFSGLFGASGASVVIEEFMEGEEVSLFVLSDGETILPLTTAQDHKRAFDADLGPNTGGMGAYSPAPVLSRDLYDRAMAEIIEPTVRGMAQRGTPYAGVLYAGLMLTEDGPKLVEYNARFGDPECQVMMMRMESDVVPLLHAVATGTLKGHDVAWKDAFALTVIMATKGYPGDYGKGSEIKGADGLDDDTLTVFHAGTKRDGERLLANGGRVLNITALGASVKEAQERAYTGVDQIDWPDGFARSDIGWREIAREQD